Proteins found in one Haloferax litoreum genomic segment:
- a CDS encoding heavy metal translocating P-type ATPase, protein MATKTQSRGAGDDEASGCDLCGLPTPTPPVTGDDVDGEFCCRGCLEITRTLGDAASADPETVEQELAGEAEAVPEGAERTYMSVDGMHCATCEAFVSGTARSCDGIYAADASYANDMVRVTYDPETADLDGLSGTLSRYGYGTRDPNEREAAERGDNQVARFVIGGGVFGMMVMMWYILFLYPTYVGFSPVVELGVFDGIYIVANIWLMTSIVLFYTGFPILRGAVVSLRAGQPNMDLLVSLAATSAYVYSTAAMVVGETHVYFDVTVAIILVVTLGNYYEDRIKRKAAGMLSDLAASRVSEARLRTPDGVESVSVDTLDPGDIVEIRPGERVPVDGTVREGTAAVDEALVTGESMPRTKRPGDDVLGGTVVTDRPLVVEVGEDATSTLDRLVELLWDIQSARSGVQRLADKLATIFVPTVLVLAVIAFGWTLLRGESATAALLIGLTVLIVSCPCALGLATPLAVASGIKEAASRGIVVASEAVFEAVPDVDVVVFDKTGTLTDGDMTVLRIDGGDDDTDSEHTDSDVEATLRVAAALERFSAHPLATAIVTAADDADIEIPDIAADDAVVHDRGVSGTVDGERVVVGHPTLVRDEGMAIGDDVESAIDAARDEGAVPVVVGRGSRARAVLVVGDEPREAWDDVVSAVADDGRRDVVVLTGDSERAARRFRDHPDVTDVFAGVPPEAKAETVERLRSRGTVAMVGDGSNDAPALAAADIGIALGTGTDIAGDAADAVLVGRDIDAIPEVFSLSAGVNRRIRGNLTWAFGYNAVAIPLAALGVLNPLFAAIAMGTSSLLVVANSARSLD, encoded by the coding sequence ATGGCGACGAAGACGCAGTCGCGTGGCGCAGGTGACGACGAAGCCAGCGGATGCGACCTCTGTGGGTTGCCGACGCCGACACCGCCCGTGACGGGCGACGACGTCGATGGCGAGTTCTGCTGCCGTGGCTGTCTCGAAATCACGCGCACGCTTGGCGACGCCGCGAGCGCCGACCCAGAGACGGTCGAGCAAGAACTCGCCGGCGAGGCAGAGGCGGTCCCAGAGGGTGCCGAACGTACCTACATGTCCGTCGACGGGATGCACTGTGCCACGTGTGAGGCGTTCGTCTCCGGAACGGCACGGTCCTGCGACGGTATCTACGCCGCGGACGCGAGTTACGCCAACGACATGGTCCGTGTCACCTACGACCCGGAGACCGCTGACCTCGATGGGCTCTCGGGGACGCTCTCGCGGTACGGGTACGGAACGCGCGACCCGAACGAACGTGAGGCCGCAGAGCGCGGCGACAACCAAGTCGCGCGGTTCGTCATCGGCGGCGGCGTCTTCGGGATGATGGTGATGATGTGGTACATCCTCTTTCTGTACCCGACCTACGTCGGATTCTCGCCGGTGGTCGAACTCGGTGTCTTCGACGGCATCTACATCGTCGCCAACATCTGGCTGATGACCTCTATCGTCCTGTTCTACACTGGGTTCCCCATCCTTCGGGGGGCCGTCGTCAGCCTTCGGGCGGGCCAACCGAACATGGACTTGCTCGTCTCTCTCGCGGCAACGAGCGCGTACGTCTACTCGACGGCCGCCATGGTCGTCGGCGAGACGCACGTCTACTTCGACGTGACCGTCGCCATCATCCTCGTCGTGACGCTCGGAAACTACTACGAGGACCGAATCAAACGAAAGGCGGCCGGGATGCTCTCGGACCTCGCCGCGTCGCGCGTCTCCGAGGCCCGACTGCGGACCCCCGACGGCGTCGAGTCTGTCTCTGTCGATACCCTCGACCCGGGCGACATCGTCGAGATTCGACCGGGTGAACGAGTTCCGGTAGACGGGACGGTCCGCGAAGGGACCGCGGCAGTGGACGAAGCCCTCGTCACGGGCGAGTCGATGCCACGGACGAAACGACCCGGCGACGACGTTCTCGGTGGCACCGTCGTCACCGACCGGCCACTCGTCGTCGAAGTCGGCGAGGACGCGACGAGTACGCTCGATAGACTCGTCGAACTCCTCTGGGACATCCAGAGCGCTCGCTCGGGCGTCCAGCGCCTCGCGGACAAACTCGCGACGATATTCGTCCCGACTGTCCTCGTCCTCGCGGTCATCGCGTTCGGGTGGACGCTTCTCCGTGGTGAGTCGGCGACGGCGGCACTCCTCATCGGCCTCACGGTCCTCATCGTCTCGTGTCCGTGTGCGCTCGGCCTCGCCACACCACTGGCCGTCGCGTCGGGCATCAAAGAGGCCGCGAGTCGCGGCATCGTCGTCGCCTCCGAGGCCGTCTTCGAAGCGGTCCCCGACGTGGACGTGGTCGTCTTCGACAAGACAGGAACACTGACCGACGGCGACATGACCGTGCTTAGAATCGACGGTGGCGACGACGACACTGACAGCGAACACACCGACAGCGACGTTGAGGCCACACTCCGAGTGGCCGCCGCGCTCGAACGCTTCTCCGCACATCCACTGGCGACAGCAATTGTCACGGCCGCCGACGATGCCGATATCGAGATTCCCGATATCGCCGCAGACGACGCCGTCGTTCACGACCGAGGCGTCTCCGGAACCGTCGACGGCGAACGAGTCGTGGTCGGGCACCCGACGCTCGTCCGCGACGAGGGAATGGCCATCGGCGACGACGTCGAATCCGCAATCGACGCGGCCCGCGACGAAGGCGCGGTGCCAGTCGTCGTAGGGCGAGGGAGTCGCGCCCGCGCAGTACTCGTGGTCGGCGACGAACCGCGCGAGGCGTGGGACGACGTGGTTTCGGCCGTCGCCGACGACGGCAGGCGCGACGTGGTCGTCCTCACCGGCGACTCCGAGCGTGCCGCACGCCGGTTCCGCGACCACCCGGACGTGACTGACGTGTTCGCCGGCGTCCCACCCGAGGCGAAAGCCGAGACGGTCGAACGCCTCCGAAGTCGCGGGACCGTCGCGATGGTCGGTGACGGGAGCAACGACGCGCCCGCACTCGCGGCCGCAGACATCGGTATCGCGCTCGGCACCGGGACAGATATCGCAGGTGACGCGGCAGACGCCGTTCTCGTCGGCCGTGACATCGACGCGATTCCGGAGGTGTTCTCGCTATCTGCCGGCGTGAATCGACGCATCCGCGGGAACCTGACGTGGGCGTTCGGCTACAACGCCGTCGCCATCCCACTGGCCGCACTGGGCGTCCTCAACCCACTGTTCGCCGCGATTGCGATGGGAACGTCGAGTCTCCTCGTCGTGGCCAACTCCGCTCGGTCGTTGGACTGA
- the yqeC gene encoding selenium cofactor biosynthesis protein YqeC, with translation MTENPADTTLADALGVGPDDLTCMVGAGGKKSLIYRLARSLDGVVTSTVRIPIFDDEVAEVMVTDDPATVVEETSTRPLGVVPERERADRYRGYDPETVDTVGRRTDDVVLTKADGARSRWLKAPADHEPRVPHSTTLVCPVASVRVVGEPLEETHVHRPALVSEITGTATGDPISAWDVAAVLTSDRGGMKDVPETARIVPVLNMVDGETEAETAERIAGWVREHPRVERVVATRLVADDPIVDIY, from the coding sequence ATGACTGAGAACCCGGCTGACACGACGCTCGCGGACGCCCTCGGTGTCGGCCCCGACGACCTGACGTGCATGGTCGGCGCGGGCGGCAAGAAGTCGCTCATCTATCGACTCGCTCGGTCGCTCGACGGCGTCGTCACGAGTACCGTCAGAATCCCCATCTTCGACGACGAAGTGGCCGAGGTGATGGTCACCGACGACCCTGCCACGGTCGTCGAAGAAACCTCGACGCGCCCCCTCGGCGTCGTTCCAGAGCGAGAACGCGCAGACCGATACCGGGGCTACGACCCGGAAACTGTCGACACCGTTGGTCGCAGAACAGACGATGTCGTGCTGACGAAAGCCGATGGCGCACGCTCGCGGTGGTTGAAGGCACCTGCCGACCACGAACCGCGCGTCCCCCACAGTACAACCCTCGTCTGCCCGGTTGCGAGCGTCCGCGTCGTCGGCGAACCACTGGAAGAAACACACGTCCACAGACCGGCACTCGTCTCGGAGATTACGGGCACGGCCACCGGCGACCCAATCTCGGCGTGGGACGTCGCAGCAGTATTGACGAGTGACCGCGGCGGGATGAAAGACGTACCCGAGACGGCACGTATCGTGCCGGTGCTCAACATGGTCGATGGAGAGACAGAGGCGGAGACAGCGGAACGAATCGCAGGGTGGGTTCGCGAGCACCCGCGTGTCGAACGGGTCGTCGCAACTCGACTCGTCGCAGACGACCCCATCGTCGACATCTACTGA
- a CDS encoding pyridoxamine 5'-phosphate oxidase family protein, producing MKDIRYVYTVGMDADDISRRLDEVSSGILSLADDSRAYGIPVHVSLDEENGRLLFRLTDDGHSEKFEYIESTDEATFICYEDAGKDSWSIMARGSIRVLPDDELPDESTINEMYGGVRVFDEEVDDLQLHIVELVYDELTGRETAR from the coding sequence ATGAAAGACATCAGGTACGTCTACACGGTGGGGATGGACGCCGACGACATCTCCAGACGCCTCGACGAGGTATCCTCGGGGATATTGTCGCTCGCGGACGATAGTCGGGCGTACGGAATCCCCGTCCACGTCTCCCTCGACGAGGAGAACGGACGCCTCCTCTTTCGCCTGACCGACGACGGCCACAGCGAAAAGTTCGAGTACATCGAATCGACCGACGAAGCGACGTTCATCTGCTACGAGGACGCCGGGAAGGACTCGTGGAGCATCATGGCGCGAGGGTCGATTCGGGTGCTCCCAGACGACGAACTCCCCGACGAGTCGACCATCAACGAGATGTACGGAGGCGTTCGCGTCTTCGACGAAGAGGTCGACGACTTGCAACTCCACATCGTCGAACTGGTCTACGACGAGTTGACGGGGCGTGAGACGGCCAGATGA
- the fdhF gene encoding formate dehydrogenase subunit alpha — MSDRVVEPNESVCPYCGVGCGIKYDADRESAVGWKGPVNQKGELCPKGAAAWDVVEHEERLTRPLVRVNGTLVEATWEEAFDRIEREFDRIVADHGPDSVFFFTSSNCTNEENYLLQKTARKLGTNNIDNCARLCHSSTVAAMGDRFGAGAMTNSLEDLMEADVYLVTGANPAEQHPVIFRSYLLPALKSGTKLIHVDPRENPTTKAADIHLPVKPGFDIPLLNAMAAVIVEEGLVDEEFVAERTTGFEDLREYLAGIDIDAEADRAGVDPEDLREAARIYGEAGRAAIFTGMGMSQHHCGTDNVQTLINLPLLTGNVGKAGTGVNPLRGQNNVQGAGDVGGLPNVLPGYQQVTDAVARAAVAEVWGFEPPATPGLTEVEATHRFGDEVRAAYVFGENPAVTEPNANHVEAQFEKLDFCVVHDVFPTETAEFADVVLPGSVWAEKSGTVTNTDRQVIRMRQNVAPPGDARTDFDVLREFAQRVAGLDTPETPEGVFDELRAVSPLYAGMSYDGIGTGSQRWPFPEGATEGTAILHTEQFETGSKTAPLRVVEHVDPADPVEDDELVLTTGRVLQHFNSGALTRRSGVLMRMRGEDVLQIHPDDAADRGIEDGDRVRIENDRGTVTVAAEVTPAVRRGTVFTTFHYADPLVNKLTGDALDPTAKIPEYKHSAVRVLVDPANDD; from the coding sequence ATGAGTGACCGAGTGGTAGAACCGAACGAGAGCGTCTGCCCGTACTGTGGTGTCGGGTGCGGCATCAAGTACGATGCAGACCGCGAGAGCGCCGTCGGGTGGAAAGGACCGGTGAATCAGAAAGGAGAACTCTGTCCGAAGGGTGCCGCGGCGTGGGACGTCGTCGAACATGAAGAGCGGTTGACGAGACCGCTCGTCCGCGTCAACGGAACGTTAGTCGAAGCGACGTGGGAAGAGGCGTTCGACCGAATCGAACGAGAGTTCGACCGTATCGTCGCGGACCACGGTCCTGACTCGGTGTTCTTTTTCACGTCTTCGAACTGCACGAACGAGGAGAATTACCTCCTCCAGAAGACGGCACGGAAACTCGGGACGAACAATATCGACAACTGCGCGCGTCTCTGTCACTCCTCGACGGTTGCTGCGATGGGCGACCGGTTCGGCGCGGGGGCGATGACGAACTCACTCGAAGACCTGATGGAAGCAGACGTGTACCTCGTCACGGGTGCAAACCCGGCCGAACAGCATCCCGTCATCTTCCGGTCGTACCTCCTCCCGGCGCTCAAGTCGGGCACGAAACTGATACACGTCGACCCACGAGAGAACCCGACCACGAAGGCCGCCGACATCCACCTCCCCGTCAAACCCGGATTCGACATCCCGCTGTTGAACGCGATGGCGGCCGTCATCGTCGAGGAGGGACTCGTGGACGAGGAGTTCGTCGCCGAGCGAACCACCGGGTTCGAGGACCTCCGCGAGTACCTCGCTGGTATCGACATCGACGCGGAAGCAGACCGCGCCGGCGTGGACCCCGAGGACCTCAGAGAAGCGGCCCGAATCTACGGCGAAGCGGGGCGCGCCGCCATCTTCACCGGGATGGGGATGAGTCAGCATCACTGCGGCACCGACAACGTCCAGACGCTCATCAATCTGCCACTCCTCACCGGCAACGTCGGCAAGGCGGGGACCGGCGTGAACCCACTTCGCGGCCAGAACAACGTGCAGGGTGCTGGTGACGTGGGAGGGCTACCGAACGTCCTCCCCGGTTATCAGCAGGTCACTGACGCCGTCGCCCGCGCCGCTGTCGCCGAGGTGTGGGGGTTCGAACCGCCGGCGACCCCCGGTCTCACCGAAGTCGAAGCGACCCACCGCTTCGGCGACGAGGTCCGAGCGGCGTACGTCTTCGGCGAGAACCCCGCCGTTACCGAACCGAACGCGAACCACGTCGAAGCGCAGTTCGAGAAACTCGACTTCTGTGTCGTCCACGACGTGTTCCCGACCGAAACGGCCGAGTTCGCCGACGTGGTACTCCCCGGAAGCGTCTGGGCGGAGAAGTCGGGAACCGTGACCAATACCGATAGACAGGTCATTCGCATGCGCCAGAACGTCGCACCGCCGGGCGACGCCCGAACCGACTTCGACGTGCTCCGAGAGTTCGCCCAGCGCGTCGCCGGTCTCGACACGCCGGAGACGCCAGAAGGCGTCTTCGACGAGTTACGAGCAGTCTCACCACTCTACGCCGGAATGTCGTACGACGGAATCGGCACCGGGAGTCAGCGGTGGCCGTTCCCCGAGGGTGCAACCGAGGGGACCGCAATCCTCCACACCGAACAGTTCGAAACCGGGTCGAAGACTGCCCCTCTGCGCGTCGTCGAACACGTGGACCCGGCAGACCCCGTCGAAGACGACGAACTCGTCCTCACGACGGGGCGCGTCCTCCAGCACTTCAACAGCGGCGCGCTCACCCGACGGTCGGGCGTCTTGATGCGGATGCGCGGCGAGGACGTGCTTCAGATCCATCCCGACGACGCCGCAGACCGGGGTATCGAGGATGGCGACCGAGTCCGCATCGAAAACGACCGCGGAACCGTCACCGTCGCCGCCGAAGTCACGCCTGCCGTTCGCCGAGGAACCGTGTTCACCACGTTCCACTACGCCGACCCACTCGTGAACAAACTCACGGGGGACGCTCTCGACCCGACAGCGAAGATCCCCGAGTACAAACACAGCGCCGTCCGCGTCCTCGTCGACCCTGCGAACGATGACTGA
- a CDS encoding universal stress protein, producing the protein MFDHILVPTDGSTHAERAAEYAVDLAATYGAALHVLYVVDVRVSHTDSPGEDDEETRGEAVVSSVADLAAARDVPVETEIRVGLPSETIVDYGKERNVDLVVMGTHGTSGLERYLVGSVAERVVRLSDVPVMCVPPALDDE; encoded by the coding sequence ATGTTCGACCACATCCTCGTTCCCACCGACGGAAGTACCCACGCAGAGCGTGCGGCCGAGTACGCGGTCGACCTCGCGGCGACGTACGGCGCGGCACTCCACGTGCTCTACGTCGTCGACGTGCGAGTGTCGCACACCGACAGTCCCGGTGAAGACGACGAAGAGACGCGCGGCGAAGCGGTAGTCTCCTCCGTCGCTGACCTCGCTGCAGCACGTGACGTGCCCGTCGAGACGGAGATTCGGGTCGGACTGCCGTCCGAGACGATTGTCGACTACGGCAAGGAGCGAAACGTAGACCTCGTCGTGATGGGGACACACGGAACGAGTGGACTCGAACGATACCTCGTCGGGAGTGTCGCCGAGCGAGTGGTCAGACTCTCAGACGTGCCAGTGATGTGTGTTCCACCCGCGCTCGACGACGAGTGA
- a CDS encoding TVP38/TMEM64 family protein, producing the protein MSRVPSLFESTSDRWQTVLLVGVLVALTLVGGSYVVSQYPFLADPRQLRVVLLDVGPLAPVAFVAVQVLQVLLAPVPGQALGFASGFLFGAFWGTVYSMVGIVLGTALAVAIARYYGRPYVERVITDDALALFDDVVADHGLAVLFLIFLVPGLPDDAICFAAGLTDIPIRRIVAVAAVGRLPGFLLVNLAGSAAANGDPVLVVVLVSVLVSASVFGYLYRDRIMAMVGG; encoded by the coding sequence GTGTCTCGTGTTCCGTCCCTCTTCGAGTCGACGTCCGACCGCTGGCAGACGGTGCTTCTCGTCGGCGTACTCGTCGCGCTCACGCTCGTCGGCGGGTCGTACGTCGTGAGTCAGTACCCCTTCCTCGCCGACCCGAGGCAACTCAGGGTAGTGCTCCTCGACGTCGGTCCGCTGGCACCGGTGGCGTTCGTCGCCGTCCAGGTCCTTCAGGTCCTCCTCGCACCGGTTCCGGGGCAGGCACTCGGGTTCGCCAGCGGGTTCCTCTTCGGTGCGTTCTGGGGCACGGTCTACAGCATGGTCGGCATCGTCCTCGGGACGGCACTCGCCGTCGCTATCGCCCGCTACTACGGTCGGCCCTACGTCGAACGCGTCATCACGGACGACGCCCTCGCCCTCTTCGACGACGTGGTGGCGGACCACGGCCTCGCCGTCCTTTTTCTCATCTTCCTCGTTCCGGGACTCCCCGACGACGCCATCTGCTTCGCGGCGGGTCTCACAGACATCCCGATTCGGCGTATCGTCGCCGTCGCCGCAGTCGGGCGACTTCCGGGTTTCCTCCTCGTGAACCTCGCAGGGTCCGCGGCGGCAAACGGCGACCCCGTCCTCGTCGTGGTACTCGTCTCTGTCCTCGTCTCGGCGTCGGTTTTCGGATACCTCTACCGCGACCGAATCATGGCCATGGTCGGCGGATGA
- a CDS encoding universal stress protein, whose translation MPDVILVAVDGSPLSKRAFEQALSDAGSTVIALHVIDPSDPGYSAPIDVDVTLEPLHGSAEWYEKANKIADEIFEELTALADGSGVDVRTETLRGDPARSIVEHARDEDVDAIYVGGHGRTGETNLMLGSVAELVASRAPVSVTVVR comes from the coding sequence ATGCCCGATGTCATCCTCGTCGCAGTCGATGGGTCACCACTCTCGAAGCGAGCGTTCGAGCAGGCGCTCTCGGATGCCGGCTCGACCGTCATCGCGCTGCACGTCATCGACCCCTCTGACCCGGGGTACAGCGCACCGATAGACGTGGACGTGACCCTCGAACCGCTCCACGGGTCCGCAGAATGGTACGAGAAGGCGAACAAAATCGCCGACGAGATATTCGAGGAACTCACCGCCCTCGCAGACGGGAGCGGTGTCGACGTTCGGACGGAGACGCTCCGCGGCGACCCCGCTCGGAGCATCGTCGAGCACGCGCGTGACGAAGACGTAGACGCCATCTACGTCGGTGGTCACGGCCGGACAGGTGAGACGAACCTTATGCTCGGGAGCGTCGCGGAACTCGTCGCGAGCAGAGCACCGGTCAGCGTCACCGTCGTCCGCTAG
- a CDS encoding HTH domain-containing protein, whose translation MPTNEQRTAELWIRPIRDGLREEHQSLVVRLERLVREGYLDDVCMRTWNRNVDVEGDTAPTQRDALVRERLAAFRQWARREGVELPTLDEHATVGSGRMGPSHDTIVLPQTLVAVFRGEDVEAVYPHERRGEMKAVADWVEDAESALGIDTDRIDI comes from the coding sequence ATGCCAACCAACGAACAACGAACTGCCGAACTCTGGATTCGACCGATTCGAGACGGCCTCAGAGAGGAACACCAGTCGCTCGTCGTCCGACTGGAGCGACTCGTCAGAGAGGGTTACCTCGACGACGTGTGCATGCGGACGTGGAACCGTAACGTCGACGTCGAGGGCGACACTGCGCCGACACAGCGGGACGCACTCGTCCGAGAACGTCTCGCTGCATTCAGACAGTGGGCGCGTCGCGAGGGTGTCGAGCTGCCGACGCTCGACGAACACGCCACTGTCGGGTCGGGGCGGATGGGCCCTTCCCACGACACTATCGTCCTCCCACAGACACTCGTCGCAGTGTTCCGTGGCGAGGACGTCGAGGCAGTCTACCCGCACGAACGGCGCGGGGAGATGAAGGCTGTCGCCGATTGGGTCGAAGACGCAGAGTCTGCCCTCGGTATCGATACCGACCGAATCGACATCTGA
- the mobA gene encoding molybdenum cofactor guanylyltransferase: MTRVAGVVLAGGRSRRFGETDKALAHLDGVPLVRRTAGRVMQASDELVLNCRREQASALEDACADLAPRMAIDTDPDTGPLGGIRTGLAATDAPLSAVVACDMPFVDPGLLELLLAEADETGADVVVPRVEDGWFQTTQAVYRTASVSMAAEEVLDRGGGRILDAFDSLDVRTVGAEVLGRFDPRTFENVNTRAELDAAEAEIRRRNAELG; encoded by the coding sequence ATGACGCGCGTCGCGGGCGTCGTCCTCGCCGGCGGTCGGTCACGACGGTTCGGTGAGACGGACAAAGCACTCGCCCATCTCGATGGCGTCCCCCTCGTGCGCCGAACCGCCGGGCGGGTGATGCAGGCCAGCGACGAACTCGTCCTCAACTGTCGGCGCGAGCAGGCGTCTGCACTCGAAGACGCGTGTGCCGACCTCGCCCCCAGGATGGCTATCGATACCGACCCAGACACCGGTCCACTCGGCGGTATCCGAACCGGTCTCGCTGCCACCGACGCGCCACTCTCTGCCGTCGTCGCCTGCGACATGCCGTTCGTGGACCCCGGCCTCCTCGAATTGCTCCTCGCAGAGGCCGACGAGACGGGTGCCGACGTCGTGGTTCCCCGGGTCGAAGACGGATGGTTCCAGACGACACAAGCGGTCTACCGAACTGCCAGTGTCTCGATGGCCGCCGAAGAAGTCCTCGACAGAGGCGGTGGGCGGATACTCGACGCCTTCGACTCACTCGACGTTCGCACCGTCGGTGCCGAGGTTCTGGGCCGATTCGACCCGCGGACCTTCGAGAACGTCAATACACGGGCAGAACTCGACGCCGCAGAAGCGGAGATTCGGCGTCGAAACGCCGAACTGGGGTGA